The Candidatus Cloacimonadota bacterium nucleotide sequence ATATTATTTTCCAGAGGTTTTCCACAAACCTTACAAATACTCTCGGATAGAAATACCAGGGATGATTCACAATTTCTGCAAATTATATCTTCGTTTTGATCTAATCCGGAATTGCAGTTCAAACAATTTTTGGGGAAGATCAGATCGAGGAAATTATCAGCTAAAACTTTCAAAAACATAAGATTAAATAGCCACGAACAGGCACAAAAGACACAAAAAGAATAAATGTTTTATCTGGATTAATTCGTGTTCATTCGTGTTCATTCGCGGTTTTCTTTTTTACTTTGATAACGATTTGCCGAATGATCCCATATAAGATGTAGATCAAAATCCAAATTCCAAAAATAAGATAAGAAAATTTGATCGCTAAAAATACACTGACCAAAGCCAGCAGAATGAAAAATTTAGCTTCTTTTGTTAGTTTTTTTCTTTTTTCGATAGGCAGATATTCGATCGTGCTGATCATTAACACAGAACTGACCAAGATCAAAACAGCAAACAATTCGTTAAGATGTATTTTCTGGTAAAAATAATAATTAATAATGATGAACGAAGCAATAATTCCTGCTCCGGCTGGGATTGGCAAGCCTGTAAAAGCGTGCTTCCCATTAGATTCGGAACTCTTTAGAGTAAATCTGACTAAACGGTAACCTCCGCAGAAAATATAAAAAA carries:
- the pssA gene encoding CDP-diacylglycerol--serine O-phosphatidyltransferase, which gives rise to MKSNNLKILIPNFFTALSLTSGLISLYFTNEGNFVPASWLIAFSMFCDGLDGKLARLLQASSKFGFLFDTLSDFVVFGVVPGFLAYKVSLFNFQLLGAIISIFYIFCGGYRLVRFTLKSSESNGKHAFTGLPIPAGAGIIASFIIINYYFYQKIHLNELFAVLILVSSVLMISTIEYLPIEKRKKLTKEAKFFILLALVSVFLAIKFSYLIFGIWILIYILYGIIRQIVIKVKKKTANEHE